Proteins encoded by one window of Lycium barbarum isolate Lr01 chromosome 11, ASM1917538v2, whole genome shotgun sequence:
- the LOC132619543 gene encoding probable 2-oxoglutarate-dependent dioxygenase AOP1.2 translates to MGDSFKLPTLDFCKAELKPGTLEWYSLRDEVFKGLQEFGCFEVLFDKVQPKVLHEEMKEIFNLPLELKMSRSSTMFGYLGQNPALPLYERLTIQDVLSPGVAETFANLFWPNGKPTFWIPTLFDRVSFTMRGNLTFQKLKFRKLWDLKYDF, encoded by the exons AAGGCAGAGCTAAAACCAGGAACACTTGAATGGTATTCATTGAGAGATGAAGTTTTCAAAGGCTTGCAAGAATTTGGCTGTTTTGAGGTTTTGTTTGATAAGGTTCAACCAAAAGTCTTACATGAAGAGATGAAAGAGATTTTCAACTTACCATTAGAATTAAAAATGAGTAGATCTTCTACCATGTTTGGTTACCTTGGCCAAAATCCAGCATTACCTCTCTATGAGAGATTGACAATTCAGGATGTTCTTTCTCCTGGAGTTGCTGAAACATTTGCTAATCTTTTCTGGCCAAATGGGAAACCTACATTTTG GATACCGACTCTGTTTGATCGTGTTTCTTTTACAATGAGGGGAAATTTGACATTTCAAAAGTTAAAATTTAGGAAATTATGGGACTTAAAATATGATTTCTAA
- the LOC132619544 gene encoding probable 2-oxoglutarate-dependent dioxygenase AOP1: protein MVMESLGLEKSIEEQNESSNYVLIINKYRKPTRDESGIGLAPHKDKNILTIVFQIQVNGLHMQRKNGQWVDVEFSPNSFLVLIGDVFEDQERFSIGLFTFPKEGYLVKPPEELVDEEHPLVYKPFDGIKYVQFFKSEAGQKAGHGSLKAYCGV from the exons ATGGTTATGGAGAGTTTGGGGTTGGAGAAGTCCATTGAGGAGCAGAATGAATCATCAAATTATGTACTCATTATCAACAAGTATAGAAAACCTACAAGGGATGAGAGTGGAATTGGATTAGCTCCACACAAAGATAAAAACATTCTAACTATTGTATTCCAGATTCAAGTAAATGGATTGCACATGCAGAGGAAGAATGGGCAGTGGGTTGATGTTGAGTTCTCACCTAATTCTTTTCTAGTCCTTATTGGAGATGTTTTTGAG GATCAAGAAAGGTTCTCTATAGGACTTTTTACATTTCCCAAAGAAGGCTATCTTGTGAAGCCCCCAGAAGAGCTTGTAGATGAAGAGCACCCTTTGGTTTACAAGCCATTTGATGGTATTAAATATGTTCAATTCTTTAAATCAGAGGCTGGACAAAAAGCAGGCCATGGTAGTCTCAAGGCTTATTGTGGTGTTTGA